One window from the genome of Solea solea chromosome 2, fSolSol10.1, whole genome shotgun sequence encodes:
- the nr4a2a gene encoding nuclear receptor subfamily 4 group A member 2a, translating into MPCVQAQYGSSPQGASPASQSYSCHTAGEYSCDFLTPEFVKFSMDLTNTEITATTSLPSFSTFMDNYNTGYDVKPPCLYQMPHSGDQSSIKVEDVQMHSYHQQSHLPPQSEEMMAHSGPMYFKTSSPHAPSTPNFQVQPNHMWEDPGSLHSFHQNYVAATSHMMDQRKNPVSRLSLFSFKQSPPGTPVSSCQMRFDGPLHVSMNHDNPGAHRGLDGQSFAVPSAIRKQAGLSFPHSLQLGHGHQLVDSQVPSPPSRGSPSNEGLCAVCGDNAACQHYGVRTCEGCKGFFKRTVQKNAKYVCLANKNCPVDKRRRNRCQFCRFQKCLVVGMVREVVRTDSLKGRRGRLPSKPKSPQESSPPSPPVSLISALVRAHVDSNPSMSALDYSRFQANPDYQMTGDNTQHIQQFYDLLTGSMEIIRGWAEKIPGFSDLPKQDQDLLFESAFLELFVLRLAYRSNPVEGKLIFCNGVVLHRLQCVRGFGEWVDSIVEFSSNLQSMNIDISAFSCIAALAMVTERHGLKEPKRVEDLQNKIVNCLKDQVTFSGGGLNRPNYLSKLLGKLPELRTLCTQGLQRIFYLKLEDLVPPPAIIDKLFLDTLPF; encoded by the exons ATGCCCTGCGTTCAGGCTCAGTATGGATCATCGCCTCAAGGAGCCAGTCCTGCCTCCCAGAGCTATAGCTGCCACACCGCCGGAGAATACAGCTGCGACTTCTTAACACCCGAGTTTGTTAAGTTTAGCATGGACTTGACCAACACTGAGATCACAGCCACCACTTCTCTCCCGAGTTTCAGCACTTTCATGGACAACTACAATACCGGTTACGACGTGAAACCGCCCTGTCTGTATCAGATGCCCCACTCTGGAGACCAGTCCTCCATCAAAGTGGAGGACGTCCAGATGCACAGCTACCATCAGCAGAGCCACCTGCCACCTCAGTCAGAAGAAATGATGGCTCACTCTGGGCCTATGTACTTCAAAACATCCTCGCCTCATGCTCCAAGTACGCCAAACTTCCAAGTTCAGCCTAATCACATGTGGGAGGATCCTGGCTCCCTGCACAGTTTCCACCAGAACTATGTTGCGGCCACGTCTCACATGATGGACCAGCGCAAGAATCCGGTGTCGAGGCTGTCGCTCTTCTCCTTCAAGCAGTCGCCGCCCGGCACTCCAGTCTCCAGCTGTCAGATGCGCTTTGACGGGCCGCTGCACGTCTCCATGAACCATGACAACCCGGGCGCGCACCGCGGCCTGGACGGTCAGAGCTTTGCTGTGCCCAGCGCCATCAGGAAACAGGCGGGTCTGTCCTTCCCTCACTCCCTGCAGCTCGGACACGGGCACCAGCTGGTGGACAGCCAAGTGCCATCGCCCCCGTCCCGAGGATCTCCGTCAAACGAGGGTCTGTGTGCGGTGTGTGGGGACAACGCAGCGTGCCAGCATTATGGAGTGAGAACCTGCGAAGGCTGCAAAGGATTTTTCAAG CGCACCGTccagaaaaatgcaaaatacgTGTGTTTAGCaaataaaaactgtcctgtTGACAAACGCCGAAGAAATCGTTGCCAGTTCTGCCGTTTCCAGAAGTGCCTTGTCGTCGGAATGGTGAGAGAAG TTGTCCGAACGGATAGCCTCAAAGGTCGGAGAGGACGTTTACCATCCAAACCCAAAAGTCCACAGGAGTCGTCCCCACCCTCGCCGCCAGTGAGCCTCATAAGCGCACTTGTCAGGGCCCATGTGGACTCGAACCCCTCCATGTCTGCGTTGGATTACTCCAGA TTTCAGGCTAACCCTGACTACCAAATGACTGGAGACAACACTCAGCACATCCAGCAGTTCTATGATCTCCTGACGGGCTCCATGGAGATCATCCGGGGCTGGGCGGAGAAGATCCCTGGCTTCTCTGATTTACCGAAGCAAGATCAAGATCTCCTCTTCGAATCCGCCTTCCTCGAACTGTTCGTGCTGCGGCTGGCGTACAG GTCCAACCCAGTGGAAGGCAAGCTTATTTTTTGTAATGGAGTTGTGTTGCACCGGCTACAGTGCGTCCGTGGATTTGGGGAGTGGGTGGATTCGATCGTGGAGTTTTCCTCGAACTTGCAGAGCATGAACATTGACATCTCAGCCTTCTCCTGCATCGCAGCGCTGGCCATGGTAACAG AACGACACGGGCTCAAGGAACCCAAGCGAGTGGAGGATCTTCAAAACAAGATAGTTAACTGCCTCAAAGATCAAGTGACATTCAGTGGCGGTGGATTGAATCGTCCCAACTACTTGTCAAAACTTTTGGGAAAGCTCCCTGAACTGCGCACACTATGTACCCAAGGTCTGCAGCGTATCTTTTACCTTAAACTAGAAGACCTAGTCCCTCCGCCGGCAATAATTGACAAACTTTTCCTCGACACCCTACCTTTCTAA